From Dermochelys coriacea isolate rDerCor1 chromosome 23, rDerCor1.pri.v4, whole genome shotgun sequence, one genomic window encodes:
- the KCNC3 gene encoding potassium voltage-gated channel subfamily C member 3, with protein sequence MLSSVCVSSFRGRKPGSQAPAKSCARGDMGRHEDSEKIVINVGGVRHETYRSTLQTLPGTRLAWLTEPDACSNFDYDPAADEFFFDRHPQVFAYVLNYYRTGKLHCPADVCGPLFEEELAFWGIDETDVEACCWMNYRQHRDAEEALDSFEAPETLEEEDTAGDLKRLCLQEDGRQAGWWRRWQPKVWALFEDPYSSKMARYVAFASLFFILLSITTFCLETHEAFNRVINKTETVAVANGTATQVAVEVETEPFLTYVEGACVIWFTFEFLMRVCFCPDKLEFIKSSLNIIDFVAILPFYLEVGLRGLSSKAAKDVLGFLRVVRFVRILRIFKLTRHFVGLRVLGHTLRASTNEFLLLIIFLALGVLIFATMIYYAERIGADPDDITGSKHTDFKNIPIGFWWAVVTMTTLGYGDMYPMTWSGMLVGALCALAGVLTIAMPVPVIVNNFGMYYSLAMAKQKLPKKKNKHIPRAPQPGSPNYCKPEGAPGPRPGPPATDACPLAQEEIIEINRADSKQNGDAAKAALANEDCPTIDQALSPEEKSPVTPAAHERYSHDRACFLLTAGEFGPAPDGNIRKGYEKSRSLNSIAGLRLSPAPSPLGSPGAPRHPRPPLPSIL encoded by the exons ATGCTGAGCTCAGTGTGCGTCTCCTCCTTCCGCGGGCGCAAGCCGGGCAGCCAGGCGCCAGCCAAGTCATGCGCCAGGGGGGACATGGGCCGGCACGAGGACAGCGAGAAGATCGTGATTAACGTGGGGGGGGTGCGGCACGAAACCTACCGCAGCACCCTGCAGACCCTGCCCGGCACCCGCCTGGCCTGGCTCACCGAGCCCGATGCCTGCAGCAACTTCGACTACGACCCGGCCGCCGACGAGTTCTTCTTCGACCGCCACCCTCAGGTCTTCGCCTACGTCCTCAACTACTACCGCACGGGCAAGCTGCACTGCCCGGCCGACGTGTGCGGCCCGCTCTTCGAGGAGGAGCTGGCCTTCTGGGGCATCGACGAGACCGACGTGGAGGCCTGCTGCTGGATGAACTACCGGCAGCACCGGGACGCAGAGGAAGCGCTCGACAGCTTCGAGGCCCCCGAGACCCTGGAGGAGGAGGACACCGCCGGCGACCTCAAGCGGCTCTGCCTGCAGGAGGATGGGCGCCAGGCCGGCTGGTGGCGCCGCTGGCAGCCCAAGGTCTGGGCGCTCTTTGAGGACCCGTACTCCTCCAAGATGGCCAGG tACGTGGCCTTCGCCTCCctcttcttcatcctcctctccATCACCACCTTCTGCCTGGAGACACACGAGGCCTTCAACCGCGTCATCAACAAGACGGAGACGGTGGCGGTGGCCAACGGGACGGCCACCCAGGTGGCGGTGGAGGTGGAGACGGAGCCGTTCCTCACCTACGTGGAGGGAGCCTGCGTGATCTGGTTCACCTTCGAGTTTCTCATGCGGGTCTGCTTCTGCCCGGACAAGCTGGAGTTCATCAAGAGCAGCCTCAACATCATCGATTTTGTGGCCATCCTGCCCTTCTACCTGGAGGTGGGCTTGCGGGGCCTCTCTTCCAAGGCGGCCAAGGACGTGCTGGGCTTCCTCCGGGTGGTGCGTTTCGTGCGGATCCTGCGGATCTTCAAGCTGACCCGGCACTTCGTGGGGCTGCGGGTGCTGGGCCACACGCTCCGGGCCAGCACCAATGAGTTCCTGCTGCTCATCATCTTCCTGGCCTTGGGCGTCTTGATCTTCGCCACCATGATCTACTACGCCGAGCGCATCGGGGCCGACCCGGACGACATCACGGGCAGCAAGCACACCGACTTCAAGAACATCCCCATCGGGTTCTGGTGGGCCGTGGTGACCATGACCACCCTGGGCTACGGAGACATGTACCCCATGACCTGGTCGGGCATGCTGGTGGGGGCGCTGTGCGCCCTGGCCGGGGTGCTGACCATCGCCATGCCCGTGCCCGTCATCGTCAACAACTTCGGCATGTATTACTCCCTGGCCATGGCCAAGCAGAAGCTGCCCAAGAAGAAGAACAAGCACATACCCCGGGCGCCCCAGCCCGGCTCGCCCAACTACTGCAAGCCCGAGGGAGCCCCCGGCCCCCGACCCGGCCCCCCCGCCACCGACGcttgccccctggcccaggaggAGATCATCGAGATCAACCGGGCAG ACTCCAAGCAGAACGGGGATGCGGCGAAGGCGGCGCTGGCCAATGAGGACTGTCCCACCATCGACCAGGCCCTGTCCCCCGAGGAGAAGTCGCCCGTCACCCCCGCGGCCCATGAGCGCTACAGCCACGACCGCGCCTGCTTCCTGCTGACGGCCGGCGAGTTCGGGCCGGCGCCCGACGGCAACATCCGCAAAG GTTATGAGAAGTCCCGGAGTCTGAACAGCATCGCGGGGCTGCGCCTCTCgcccgcccccagccccctgggctcACCCGGCGCCCCCCggcacccccgccccccgctcccctccatCCTATAG